Genomic DNA from Mycolicibacterium helvum:
CGAGGAGGGCGACGATCCGTCCGAATGATGCCACCTACGTTTGGGGAGTCAGTTCATGACCATCAGTTTTTCAATGTCCGAAGAACAGCGGAAGTTGCAGCATGACGCCCGCATTTTCGCTGAGACAGTCCTTGCCCCTGTGATCGCTGCGGCAGATGCCGAACCAGATCCGCTCAAGGGATTTCAGATGACCAAGCCGGCATACATCGAGGCGTATCGCGCTGGTATCGCGATGTGTATGTTGCCGAAGGCCTATGGCGGCGGCGGGGTCTCCTGCGTCGACCTGGTGATCGCAGCAGAGGAGCTCTGCGTCATCGATCCCGGATTCGCATGTACCGTTTTGTGCAACGGGCTCGGCCTCATGCCTATTGCCTGGTACGGCAGTAACGAGCAAAAGGAGAAGTTTCTCACTGCCGCAACCTCTGATCCAAGTGGCGAATATCTTGGCGGCTGGACTGCCAGTGAGCCCCCGGGAAATCCTTCTGGCACTGCAAATTTCGATATCCAGTTGCCGCGCCCAGCGGGTGTGGGCCTCACGGCAATTCGGGATGGTGACGCCTACGTGGTCAATGGTCGCAAGTATTGGCCGTCATCAGCAGGGTGGGATGAAAGAGGCGTCAACGCCGGCACCCTGATCGTTCGGACCGATAGTGAGAAGGGTGGCACCGAGGGCCTTTCGGCCTTGATCCTCGAACGCGATACCCCGGGTGTCACGTACCGCCATCTCGACAAGATCGGTCACCGACTTGCGTCGAATGCTGAGATCGTGTTCGACAACGCCCGCATCCCGATCGAAAACTTGCTGCCTGGCGCTGCCGGTAACGGTGACCTAGTCATCAACCGCAACTTCGCCTGGTCAGGTCCAGTTGCGGCGATCGCGGCCGTCGGCATGGCGCGGGCCGCATACGAAATGACCCTGGACTGGGCGAAAAACAACACCGCGGGCGGACTCAAACCCATCATCGGCTTCCAGAACGTTGGCTATGTACTCGGCGATGTCGCGTCAAAGATCGAAATGGCGCGATCCTTCTCGTGGCGGGCCGCTGATTATCTCGACAAACACGATCAACACGCCGAACTGGTCGGAGCAATGAACAAAATTCAGGTCACTGAGCTCATGTTCGACTGCGTTTTCAAGTGCATGCAGATCTTCGGCGTCAACAGCCTCGAGACGAAGAATGGCTTCGGCAAGATCCTGCGGGAGTCCGCGGTCCTGCCGATCTACGATGGCGGCAACATGGGTATGCAACGGCGACGCGTCCATGGCATCATCGCCGATCCGCTATTCAATCCCCGCGCAATCATGGAGGACGAATACGTCCAGTTTGGAAAACACCACGAGAGCATCGGTACCCTCGCCAGCTGACCTGCGGGCAGGTCCGGGCCTGCTGCCAACGGAGGCGCCCGACCCGGACCCGCCAGCGTCGCGGGGATACAAGGTGGCTATCGGCGGGGCGACCGCCCACCGGCCGCACTGGGTTATCCAAGTGTCATTTCTGCCGCTGCCGATGGAGACAAGCATGAAGCATACGAATCAGGCGGACTTCGCCTTGCGTGTCCTTATGTACTTACGGGCGTCATCCGAGCGGCGCGGCTCGGTCGGCGAGATCGCCATCGCCCATCGAGTTTCGCGCAATCACCTGGACAAGGTGGTCCAACGGCTTGCGGCAGCCGGCATCGTGGAGTCCACACGTGGTCGTGCAGGTGGGGTGCGACTGGTTCGGGACCCCTCGACGATCACCGTCGGTGAAGTGATGCGGACGATGGAGTCCGACTTCGCGGTAGTCGAATGCCTCGGGCCGGTCCGCTACTGCCGAATCGCCGGCGTGTGCGGTGCGCGAGATGTCTTCAGCCGCGCGTTGGATGCCTATCTCTCGGTTCTCGACAGCGCGACCCTTGACGATATAGCGGCAAATGACCAGGGCTTACGGGGCGCGCTAGGAATGACTCACCGCGCACGCGACCTTTAGCCAAATTCCCTGCAAGACAGTGTTAATGGTGAACGTAGGATCACCGAACCGCTGTGGTCTCGGCGCTGACATGCCGGCAAGGCGGCCATCCAGGAGGTGGAGTATGACGGTCGACTTCGAGATGACAACCAAGCAGAAGAAGCTCAAACAACTCGTCCGCGAGTTCGCGCAAGACGTACTACGACCGGTCGCCGAGTCAGCGGACGCCTTGCCAAATCCGCAGGATGCATTCTGCGCCATGCGCACGGCCTACCGGGAAGCAGCCACTCTCGGTTTAACCACGATGTTCCTGCCGAAAGAATACGGTGGTGGCGGCGCATCGAACGTCGATTTCCTGATCGCTATTGAGGAAATGTGCGCCGTCGACCCGGGATTTCCCACCATTCTGCTCGTCAATGGACTCGCCTTGATGCCGATTTTGTGGTTTGGCAGCGACGTTCACCGTGAGAAGTGGCTTGGACAAGCGACGTCAGATCCCGACGGACAGTTCCTTGCAGGCTGGGTGGTCAGTGAACGCGGCGGCACCGCAAACTTCGACCATCCAAGCCCCTCGGCTGGAATACAGCTGGTGGCCGATCACGATCTACGGCGCGGGGAATACGTACTCAACGGGGAGAAGCACTGGCCCTGTAATGCCGGGGGGTGGGATCTAGGCGGAGCCGATATCAATGTCTGCGTCGTTCGGACGGATCGCACCAAGGGCGGCGACGGGGCGCTCAGCGTGGTCGTCGTTGAGCGCGGC
This window encodes:
- a CDS encoding acyl-CoA dehydrogenase family protein, with the protein product MTISFSMSEEQRKLQHDARIFAETVLAPVIAAADAEPDPLKGFQMTKPAYIEAYRAGIAMCMLPKAYGGGGVSCVDLVIAAEELCVIDPGFACTVLCNGLGLMPIAWYGSNEQKEKFLTAATSDPSGEYLGGWTASEPPGNPSGTANFDIQLPRPAGVGLTAIRDGDAYVVNGRKYWPSSAGWDERGVNAGTLIVRTDSEKGGTEGLSALILERDTPGVTYRHLDKIGHRLASNAEIVFDNARIPIENLLPGAAGNGDLVINRNFAWSGPVAAIAAVGMARAAYEMTLDWAKNNTAGGLKPIIGFQNVGYVLGDVASKIEMARSFSWRAADYLDKHDQHAELVGAMNKIQVTELMFDCVFKCMQIFGVNSLETKNGFGKILRESAVLPIYDGGNMGMQRRRVHGIIADPLFNPRAIMEDEYVQFGKHHESIGTLAS
- a CDS encoding RrF2 family transcriptional regulator → MKHTNQADFALRVLMYLRASSERRGSVGEIAIAHRVSRNHLDKVVQRLAAAGIVESTRGRAGGVRLVRDPSTITVGEVMRTMESDFAVVECLGPVRYCRIAGVCGARDVFSRALDAYLSVLDSATLDDIAANDQGLRGALGMTHRARDL